The sequence ttacaacatttggggctttttagttttgtttagaggagacatgatggagatgtatagaattatgcaaggtgtagagaaagtggatagagaaaggtttttatcTGACTAGAACTTGGAGATATCCAATGaaactggatgttggaagattcaggatagataaAAGAACTTCACATATTGCATAggtaaacaatggaatttgctcccacgagagatagagatagccaccaacttggatggctttaaaagacaaacaaattcatggaggataagggctCACTAGCCACAGTCTCTATGTTCTAccaccactgtcagaagcagtatgcctctgaatgccagttactgggaatcacaagtggagagagtgctattgTACTCGGGTCCTTCTTGTGAACTTTCCATAGGCATccgattggtcactgtgagaacagaaagttggactagatgggccattggccagatccagcaggcccttctcatgttcttatttattttaaaaaataggttcATATTTGAAAAATACACACTACCCTGCTTGAACTATTTGCATCATGAACTGATTTGTCTCTGGAAGAAATTGAAATTATTTTAGTTACATCATAATCCAGTGTTCTTTGTTTGGTtttcaatacattttttttaacatagGTGAAAACCTAGAGATTATAACAATAAAATTTCAGATTAACATTTCTGTAGCTTcttatgtttaaaatatttttttctgatcAGAATATTTCATTTACTGTGTTATAAGTGACATCTGACTCCACCATACTAAAGCCTTCAAAATTGCTATTTACTGTGTCATCTAATTCTTTCTTCTCCATCCAGCTTCCTGCCCCCAGATTAAAGGAAAGCAACTGAAAAGTATTAGAACTTTTTTCAACTTTAGCAGTTGAACAGTTTATTTCACTCCCTTTGGTTCTGCTTTCATGGTAGATTATTGGTGAAGGTCTGTCAATCAGCAATTCCTTTTTCAGTTGCTCTTCTCTTGTCTGAAAAGAGATACTCTTTATGAAATAGGCATAAAATATTTTTAGAGACATGCATACATGTAGGATAGCCCCACAAACTCATTCTTAATGTAAAGGTTATCAACATGTGAAGGGGAACATGGGTATTGCAATGATAGGGCCCATCCTGACCTCAATGTACTGATGGTTACTTTTACCATAGAGCTTATGTATATACAGATTGTGAGTGCATAAGCTCTGTATGTATGATCTGGTACCCTGTCTTTTGCGGGGTGCACGAAGATAGCCTGTGTGCACACAGTTTCTATGTGTATGTGCTCACTGCACAAAGAAATAGTTGATATGTGGAGGTCAGGGCCCACCACCACAATCTTATTCTCTCTACCCCCATGCTATTAAGAATATCTAAAACTGTTGTTAGAAGCTGCATTGATCTTCCTGTCAGAGTTATAGGTCTATCAGTGCAATGAatgaagcaaaaacaacaaagagtctcttGGCACCTTAAAGATATGGCATGTGGCATTACCTTTTGCGAACTAGAGACTACTTTGGTGGATACATATTGAATTTCATCAGTTTATtgggagaaaaaaaatattttgcaaattTGTTTAAGTCTCTGCCAGTTCATTTGTTTAGAAATATCTCCTGCAAGGAGGACCAAGTTCAGTAGAACAGGGAATAGAAGCTTCCCTAATTCAAAGATATGTTGTGATGATACATACATTCTTGATTATTAGGTATTCAGATACTATAGTGATGGGAGTCAGATTAGTGGATTCTTCTCTTTTCAAAGGTCTTGTTTTCAGAGTTCTCTACTGTTAAATTATGTGCTTTCTGCTTTCTTCCTTTTGATTTCAAGCTTTTCCAGTTTGGCTGGTGGTTTCTGTGGTGGCCTTCCTGTATCTACCAGCTGTAGAAACAGATATATAAATTTGTATATCTCTCTGTGAAGGAAGTCTGTATTTAAAGGGGGAATACCTTATTCTACTCTGTACATACATGTGAAGAATTTAGATTACAATCTTTGAAATAAATTTGAAAAGAACAACTTTATAAATAGAAAGGAAAACAGTTATAGTGATATTTAGGCTTTAATCCTATGCAAATGTAAACTGGAAGTGTAGCCATTGTGTATATTGGGACTTAAATAAacataaatgcctctttaaaaaTGCAGTCTAATGAACACAGAGAGTTTGGTTTATAAAACAGGATATGAATGTTTCCCCCACACATGCGCTCCCTTTGCTCTTCCCTCTGTGTGATTAAACCAGGAAGCCTCTAATTAACCATATAGTGTTATGTTTTGTCTGAACCTGGAAAGTGTGATTACTAGCTGTGAAATAAGCCAAGATAGTTAACCAACTTCAAACTGTGATTTAATGTTTTGGTTTCTTCCAAAGCTGGAAACCATAGTTTCCCAATTTAGATGAAATGAGAAACGATGATTAACTGAAGATTTACTAGTTTCTTTGCTCATGCTACAAAGGGAGGAGCCAAGAGGCTGCATGTGCAGACAAAAGGCTCAGCTTATTAAACAGAGATATGTTTGTCCGAACATGGCCAGACACctttgcaaaaaaaccccttatATGATAAAGTGGCAGAAATGTACAGAACATTATTTCAGAAGATGTTTGGTCCTTGTTCACTGGAGAAAAAAACTTCTATATTTGATTGAGTATACTAGATAAAAGGTGCACAATGGCATTCTAATGATATCTAGCTTCCTAGAAAATTAGTAAAATATGCGGGACAGGGTACTGTAATGGCTGATTTTGCCATGTTGAAATAGGTGAATTCATAAGAGGTGGTAGAGCAAAAGAATATTGAAATTCTGGAAAATTATTATAAACACTTGTAATAACACTTTTCAGCAAGAAATACTTCTTGATCCAACGTTTTATCTATTACATTGGGTTAAGATCCTGCTTATACATATATGTTCATTGCAACAAATTACATTTCTAAAGTGCTAGAGGGCAATAATAAGGCCTGCAAAAACTGCATGTTCAAGTGCAGTTTCAGATCTAATTAAATTAGACATGTTAATTATTAAAAGCTATATCAGAGAACAAAATCTGTAACAGCTGAAGGCCAGTGGTTAATTTGGGTTTTCTTAGCAGAACACCATTTTATGAATGGTAAAATTAGCTCTATTTTAATCTGGATTAACGTGGGTTTAACATCCTTAAATTTGAACTGTAATTTCGGGATATGCTGTGTTTGTGTCTCTGTAATTATGTCTATGTACAGTAGTATGTATTTGAGGTTtgggttttttgtatttttaaaatcaattttaaaaacacacacactgggatTTAGCTTAGACTAAACTTGCATGGTTAGTTTATTGTGTTTAGGTTACTTTCATACATACAATTATCAG is a genomic window of Rhineura floridana isolate rRhiFlo1 chromosome 1, rRhiFlo1.hap2, whole genome shotgun sequence containing:
- the STMND1 gene encoding LOW QUALITY PROTEIN: stathmin domain-containing protein 1 (The sequence of the model RefSeq protein was modified relative to this genomic sequence to represent the inferred CDS: deleted 1 base in 1 codon), giving the protein MQKLPLANEQNTDIRGGLPKKPVSLTERERQSSSDILEELRMQGIIKIPNATSKNRTADDSMLVDTGRPPQKPPAKLEKLEIKRKKAKAHNLTVENSENKTREEQLKKELLIDRPSPIIYHESRTKGSEINCSTAKVEKSSNTFQLLSFNLGAGSWMEKKELDDTVNSNFEGFSMVESDVTYNTVNEIF